The following are encoded in a window of Castanea sativa cultivar Marrone di Chiusa Pesio chromosome 5, ASM4071231v1 genomic DNA:
- the LOC142634080 gene encoding uncharacterized protein LOC142634080, which yields MGSMMFSMKAILISTGVVFMGLGLKASVPMVMEFSTSHVPVTWASLLSWLKPPYVYVIINGIIITIAVSSRFHRRHHHSSSSAAASSADPHHAYPTPSSADIPPEDFAVLEDSTVVPEVKNIAAVVVVNEEEEYVAPSATWTPEKEVAISSEYLSPAEKPLVSERFGHRKPARASPEGARALRVAKPKRHETLENTWKAITEGRAMPLSRHMKKSDTWENHGRDIHVDSLGGLVKKSETFKDRTNLAAPEALALSTGPGLGPVKPVLLRKEPSLSQDELNRRVEAFINKFNEEMRLQRQESLNQYMEMINRGAH from the exons ATGGGTTCGATGATGTTTTCGATGAAGGCTATTTTGATTTCGACAGGGGTTGTTTTTATGGGACTGGGTTTGAAAGCTTCAGTTCCAATGGTGATGGAGTTCTCAACTTCTCACGTGCCTGTCACGTGGGCTTCGCTTCTCTCTTGGCTCAAGCCACCTTATGTCTATGTGATCATCAACGGTATCATCATCACCATCGCCGTCTCTTCGCGCTTCCACCGCCGCCACCACCACAGCAGCAGCTCAGCCGCAGCCTCCTCCGCCGACCCTCACCATGCCTATCCGACGCCTTCTTCGGCGGATATTCCGCCGGAGGACTTTGCCGTTCTGGAGGACTCGACCGTGGTTCCGGAAGTGAAGAATATTGctgcggtggtggtggtgaatgAAGAGGAAGAGTACGTGGCTCCGAGTGCCACGTGGACACCGGAGAAGGAGGTGGCGATCTCGTCGGAGTATCTTTCTCCGGCGGAGAAACCTCTGGTTTCTGAAAGGTTCGGTCACCGGAAACCGGCGAGGGCCAGTCCCGAAG GTGCAAGAGCATTGAGAGTAGCAAAGCCAAAACGGCACGAGACATTGGAGAACACGTGGAAGGCGATAACGGAAGGGAGAGCAATGCCACTGAGTAGGCACATGAAGAAGTCTGACACGTGGGAGAATCACGGCCGTGATATCCACGTGGACTCGCTGGGTGGCCTTGTGAAGAAATCAGAGACGTTTAAGGATCGTACCAACCTGGCAGCACCGGAGGCGTTGGCTTTGTCCACTGGGCCTGGGCTTGGGCCTGTGAAGCCTGTTCTTCTAAGGAAAGAGCCGTCGCTGAGTCAGGACGAGTTGAATCGGCGAGTGGAGGCTTTTATCAATAAGTTCAATGAGGAAATGAGGCTGCAAAGGCAAGAGTCACTGAATCAGTACATGGAAATGATTAACCGTGGGGCCCATTAA